Below is a window of bacterium DNA.
CGGAGTTCCGCGTCGGCCCCAAAACTCTTCTCGGCGGTTGACATAAGGAGGGGAGAAATAGTTCATTCCCCGCGTGATGACAATTACGAATTTCGGATCCGGAGAAGTCGAAATCTCGGACGATCAGGGGCGCCGGACCCGTCTGGACCGGGAGTCCGCCAACCGTTTGGTGATGGCCGGGCGGATGCATACGGTCGCGGAATTCGTGGAGAAACTGCCGGCCCTGATCGCGAGCGCCGAGATCGCAGCGGCCCTGCGCGAGACCTTCGAAAAGGCCTCGACCTCGACCGACAAGTGGAACGTGAAGGAAAAGTTCGCCCGCCTCCGGACGCTGGCCAAGGGCTATGAACCGGCGAATCCCGGCGACGTCGTGGAAACCGTTTCCTTTTAATCCGACAGCAATTTCCTCAGAACATACGGCAGGATCCCGCCGTGGCGGTAGTAGTGGATCTCCTGCGGGGTGTCGATGCGCACGAGCGCGGGAAAGCGGATGGCGCTCCCGTCCTCGCGTTCGGCGCGGACGGTGATCTCTCGGCCGTCATGGAAGTTTCCCTCGATGGCGTCGGCCAGCCCGACGATGTCGTAGACCTCGCGGCCGCTCAATCGGAGCTTTTCGGCGTTGTCGCCGGGGAGGAACTCGAGCGGGACGATGCCCATGCCGACCAGGTTGCTCCGGTGGATGCGCTCGAAGCTCTCGGCGATGACGGCCTGGACGCCCAAGAGCATCGGACCCTTGGCCGCCCAGTCGCGCGACGACCCCGATCCGTACTCCTTGCCGGCGATGACGATGAGTGGAGTCCCCTCCTTCCGGTACTTCACGGACGCTTCGAAGATGGACATCTGCCCGCTGTCCGGGAAATGGACGGTGACGCCGCCCTCGGCGCCGCCCGCGAGTTTGTTCTTCAGCCGGATGTTGGCGAACGTGCCCCGCATCATGACCTCATGATTCCCGCGCCGGGCGCCGTAGGAATTGAAGTCCTCGAACTTGACACCGTGCTCCAGCAAATACTTGCCCGCCGGACTGTCTTTCTTGATCGAGCCCGCGGGGGAGATGTGGTCGGTCGTGATGCTGTCGCCCAGGAGCGCCAGGACGCGGGCCTTCTTGATGTCGCCGACCTCGCCGGGTTCCCGGGAGAGGTCGTCGAAGTAGGGCGGGTTGCGGACATAGGTGGACGCGCCGTCCCAGCCGTACGTGTCGCCCTCGGGAACGGCGATGGCCCTCCAGGCCTTGTCGCCTTGATAGACGTCGCCGTACTTCTTCCGGAACATCTCCGAGTTGATGGCCTTCTTCACGGCCGCGGCGATCTCCTCGTGCGTGGGCCAGATGTCCTTCAAGGTGACGGGCTTTCCGTTCTTATCCTGGCCCAGCGCGTCCTTCGTGAGGTCCACGTCGATCATGCCAGCCAGCGCATAGGCGACGACGAGCGGCGGCGAGGCGAGATAATTCGCGCGGACGTCGGGGTTGACCCGCCCCTCAAAGTTGCGGTTGCCCGAGAGAACGGCCGCGGCGACGAGATTGCCCGATTCGATCGCCTTGGAGACCGGGGCGGGCAGGGGGCCGCTGTTGCCGATGCACGTGGTACAGCCGTAGCCCACGGTGTGGAAGTTGAGTTTTTCAAGATAGGGCGTGAGCCCCGCCTCGTTCAAATATTCGGTCACGACCTGCGATCCCGGGGCGAGACTCGTCTTGACCCACGGCTTGACCGAAAGGCCTCTTTCCACCGCCTTCTTGGCGAGGAGGCCCGCCGCGATCATGACGGACGGATTCGAGGTATTCGTGCAGCTCGTGATAGCGGCGATGACGACCGATCCGTGCTTCAAAGTGAAGGACTGGCCGTCGAGCGAGGTCATCACGCCGTCGCCCTCGCGCCGGGGCTCGTCGACCTTGAGCGCGTGATTGTCCCCGCCTTCGCCCACCCAATTGCCGACGGCGGCCTTCGCGGGCTCAGGCGTCGGAAGCTTCTTCACCATCGTGCTCAAGGACTCGTGAAAATTCTTGGCGACGCCGGCCAGCGTCAGCCTGTCTTGCGGGCGCTTGGGCCCCGCGAGGCTCGGTTCCACGGCCGCCAGGTCGAGTTCGAGCGTGTCGGAATACTCCGGATCGGGGCTCGCCGGCGTGTAGAAGAGACCTTGTTCCTTCAAATACGCCTCGACCAGGGCGATCCGTTCCTTGGGCCGCCCGGAGAGCTCAAGATAACGCAGGGTCTCTTGATCGACGGGAAAGAACCCGCAGGTCGCTCCGTACTCCGGGGCCATGTTGGCCACCGTCGCGCGGTCGGCGAGCGTGAGGGCGATGGCGCCGGGCCCGTAGAACTCGACAAATTTTCCGACGACGCCTTTCTTCCGGAGCATCTGGGTGACGGTCAGGACGAGATCGGTCGCCGTGACGCCTTCGCGCAGCGTGCCGTACAGACGGAAGCCGACCACCTCCGGGATGAGCATCGACGTCGGCTGCCCGAGCATGGCCGCCTCGGCCTCGATGCCGCCGACGCCCCATCCGAGCACGCCCAGCCCGTTGATCATCGTCGTGTGCGAGTCCGTGCCGATGACCGTGTCGGGGTACGCCCACACGGCCCCATCCCCGCCCTTTTCCTTCATCACCACGCGCGCCAGATACTCGAGGTTGACTTGATGCACGATCCCCGTGTCCGGAGGGACGACCTTGAAGTTAGCGAAGGCCTTCTGGCCCCAGCGCAAGAAGGCGTACCGTTCCTTGTTCCGCGAAAATTCGATCTCCGCGTTTTGCCTGAGGGCGTCGGAGGTCCCATAGTGATCCACCTGCACCGAATGGTCGATCACGAGCTCGACCGGCTGGAGGGGGTTGATCTTTTTGGGGTCGCCCCCCATGCGCCTCATGGCGTCGCGCAGGGCCGCCAGGTCCACCACGGCCGGCACGCCCGTGAAGTCCTGCAGGAGGACGCGAGCGGGCATGAAGGCGATCTCGCGATTCGGTTTGGCCTTGGGGTCCCACTTGGCGAGGGCCTCGATCTCGGAGGCGGTGACGGTCTCCCCGTCCTCGAGACGG
It encodes the following:
- the acnA gene encoding aconitate hydratase AcnA; translated protein: MIQNTYGSHALLNVGGNPLKIARLNALEKKGFTLSRLPFTLRILLENLLRLEDGETVTASEIEALAKWDPKAKPNREIAFMPARVLLQDFTGVPAVVDLAALRDAMRRMGGDPKKINPLQPVELVIDHSVQVDHYGTSDALRQNAEIEFSRNKERYAFLRWGQKAFANFKVVPPDTGIVHQVNLEYLARVVMKEKGGDGAVWAYPDTVIGTDSHTTMINGLGVLGWGVGGIEAEAAMLGQPTSMLIPEVVGFRLYGTLREGVTATDLVLTVTQMLRKKGVVGKFVEFYGPGAIALTLADRATVANMAPEYGATCGFFPVDQETLRYLELSGRPKERIALVEAYLKEQGLFYTPASPDPEYSDTLELDLAAVEPSLAGPKRPQDRLTLAGVAKNFHESLSTMVKKLPTPEPAKAAVGNWVGEGGDNHALKVDEPRREGDGVMTSLDGQSFTLKHGSVVIAAITSCTNTSNPSVMIAAGLLAKKAVERGLSVKPWVKTSLAPGSQVVTEYLNEAGLTPYLEKLNFHTVGYGCTTCIGNSGPLPAPVSKAIESGNLVAAAVLSGNRNFEGRVNPDVRANYLASPPLVVAYALAGMIDVDLTKDALGQDKNGKPVTLKDIWPTHEEIAAAVKKAINSEMFRKKYGDVYQGDKAWRAIAVPEGDTYGWDGASTYVRNPPYFDDLSREPGEVGDIKKARVLALLGDSITTDHISPAGSIKKDSPAGKYLLEHGVKFEDFNSYGARRGNHEVMMRGTFANIRLKNKLAGGAEGGVTVHFPDSGQMSIFEASVKYRKEGTPLIVIAGKEYGSGSSRDWAAKGPMLLGVQAVIAESFERIHRSNLVGMGIVPLEFLPGDNAEKLRLSGREVYDIVGLADAIEGNFHDGREITVRAEREDGSAIRFPALVRIDTPQEIHYYRHGGILPYVLRKLLSD